One genomic window of Bombus fervidus isolate BK054 chromosome 14, iyBomFerv1, whole genome shotgun sequence includes the following:
- the LOC139994149 gene encoding intermembrane lipid transfer protein VPS13A produces the protein MFEGAIAAFLNRLLGKYIEDLDTEQFNVGIFSGDTCLTDLKLKPEALYQFGLPIKVEIGLIGRIVLKIPWSGLFSQPIILCIEDIYIVAVPAAYGPYDAEVQKKLIRAEKKKILEDLKEDEAFKTELFDNLLASVTKNFQISINNVHIRYEEKLNGSLCACGVCIQSISVMTTNSKWKPGVCASNLSTIYQLIRAESLSIYMDHDTESALTSTQCDWNMFSLLAWKSTMHRALQTFGMKNKEFQFLLKPFTAKIKVIIHKGNETQTSRMLVDIVLHDVAMQVSKVQYITFCHLYNSLSRAIINKPYIKYRPNDNVKENPTAWWKYAYNSILDYNIRPYTWSRVSEHRKNYRKYKEACLQNLLRPNDTELKLDLQKYEDCLTILNMVIAREHAKQELKNKMIEEKHQSMNTSISLQNVVENTTLIKEVQNNDTQEQQIKASLHHITNDSGRKIKLEKLPQPIDYKFNFTLANCCLSLLSYNREILVLTVTQLLTSVEIRPLMSAFKVSARAESFVIEGVSVEGDLVPLITVDNVLTGNVSTNFLAVDFEKNGENVDPTFDVSIKLEAIEVTYYHHAMIEIIQFFKLNNSDMQTTILWAYKLYEYIKRNYLVLVDNIVSQTLRISFKVDIKGPYIIFPEQGSIQKGGHILVMDFGNMSLSNELQSTNLQLEDATLMELEELLYDRIHIEFSGAQILFCHSGDDWRSARKRKDSEYHFLPKIQATTTISCSIKPEYHQLPRIKINVSISSIKFNLSENKIRLIVHFLNSLLLAYQQNVEKYRDNMEQYACKENLNKIFISMKDLKNVQHSVCLSSIEMIQNKITHVSKELLTNHVQKLDRSVVSSEVSEEDLELLSKTISLSGFDDNVSPYNHINFLLRFAIGELSVHLGIIHYGREEPYLNLRLHGLYCETAIMEYGPAVQFGVGSILLVDKTNAGVTGSYLELISTEEPHEVFIISYRKVKSNCPDFKSHFKSIERSLVVNILNININLHRPAVLKIREYWYNLANIFENNNLLDFAESICHKIAHWKTKEDDPPIPPGAIKLNYSARLSALVVRFCDKDLDLIEIQVLGLENDCIYNANERMVLRVHLRHLSIEDLSEDTLYSKILTTEEDKVFDLKYVRHMPRLYTCSDIDTKQDDVMSDGTFKLSIGRMNCVLICKILYDLKYFLAPFTSTYFLQFKKYLVEKLMNGIGEFKKSATKLHIFIDIQGPIFLLPQRKEVPSLLVLNTGALSVENFFKKSDHSNQSVKIPSSDSNQLIIDNILVKLNNMTVSRAIMTLSRDLEIQEPIVEPVHIRFDIKRKTEYRSAMEFQTYGLFNIQGSMDFAYINLSQRDLKSSILVWKDNVSKIILFKDMYYNDTQSTMTSQLKKISNEEAMVKKLEDFLTHNENSVCEINTKLSLEGLQLNLFLDSEEVLSSPVRDLNHGLCRLMFGEIINTYALYSDRSLKMKLSLQSCLLQDTRKDSQTIRKIIQSPAKQIGMQPESCISISMSPIVDVTYTRTPAGEKCYDALIQEVRINLSVPFVMHLTRYIMDSFPSDQVDEGIINHGYENNSSTTNRDVTTTERNKLKYAQYFTEEPDATVSVRIHKPEILLFGDLKANNAHMILLQAEISIESSRHSCSSSIVYTLTDVRAKSKKQGNYSHHIPFWLLCPCDIEICRKEEAPEFNVNYIVAVNKIDVHVSAEIIHTFTNILNEATSFIDSINMKLEDRFVNQDFNMHTNLWTPKKISNVPYKKLHDDDSHLIYECNDRVVTFNLKPLILCLLLEIEYAMERFSVIKMESIITISINDWFNDFNLESNVKIHAFCYNMDYKNWEPLIDLCSEDDMNYKPWEFTIKMRHGEAFMINSNSTDSYQHIKQDASKVKKKSFRNIDQDVTDMVFITPDHLNVAKSSETEMYSTYEEDSDTDDEEGQKKLTRTSNYLFNSNSSGDEDSDSDDTSTNEDEGLELTPECNVDSFGPLGRESIKSNDTAVYIIVSTEEKLNVVITPNLIIVVDIIMNAFKQATSGIPIVPTSMKKLNLQNDIGHESRIELLVPDENNENATRIIVSQDYHDISPSASIPSSPEAEPHSGLTSPQLVDNEMDFADPDTNLQNHSMPMQEIFEKDSSISIYKTITGEVLRVIFKGFEDVLVYCPKRQGCNLIPLRPIRHDVRYHLIIEATINNYLYRTITVRSPLLFRNETSYALGLYYKKSLLDKLGLTCIGKPTNPFDDNIRMTIIEPDSTYSIPLYIAYHFPIYILPAYLEKYQVSEEGIYWKELSATINVIKDICCKMKDDESNSVFYVKVSCNEIPVIARSSCHVPNYLINIYPPFIFNNQLPFVIDVYIPAINYEVKIEPGERINMHSLSCNIDVQFTFKIQNYLGAYWTGTTKLNTNLGKKFVVMNTDSELESAKPFLLCIELCKITSWHIVIQSQYWMINKSGLPLYIQECYSHIINEIPEEELMVFSQKNNRKTTVRLRAHQSEWSLPFGLEGITSMSLIVCKDIERGRKYRILTEIESSRLSPNFTKIITFLPCFYITNKMKRTIRFMEENDQADLWNDLLSGQSLPFWPVTESMKMRIKWRNSQLVSQHFGITHVGKTVLRMDNGSAVSVEIKGGINSPYHVIFQKYMMGDIPLRIDNFCDDLFLKISQCNLGQVVLINPFQSLLYTWDDPTKSRELVWNVYNNKRTGYNAKFERDGYGQEIVPLVIVDNSNSKVSSTSSIKSQNNKLTWLESKSGSFNNESNDCDNDIKSTMLKNAQENKTVVYWVSYMEGNQRILLFTQQETVFLKAKSIVDPEPSKKEVFLSFAGIGISIITKSNENLKELVYANITDSAAHWELYFDKRWKSLSLELSAWIESKYVNSCKKAQLENFIDVDLVKMHMTKPFFGKLRRTYSPGIWLHCRKSMSLTYLQGYIHRIQVDNQIRNTTFPVILYSNLQKSIIKYAGNHKLKHCIEFTCLKQRKLNYNVYKSICVIVREFDLNLQESFLLSLIDLIPKKPETKYSIAAKLRKDVSTIHILPSNKANNKTTVKRNNVIEHMYISPILIRLILLADTERPNIYNISDIADYKNIVRFIFEYSEKGGSEKHAEFRLPYYERNFIAINTNEILFDLSRSYVAQTMQQFHVLIRSTTVLGNQCGYNFRSPGDNFYESNTLILCGDEIAEKLSYEVACQLGYATPDTTQISVFNFNIEPRIVKMKEPCIQNKDVPPLNLSIHTSFATEIELETCSLVTAFISSIHQEELKYFFKTLGKKTSIFFNTESSSLKAYSKVIADIIKRAQEIGHKFISRIRLPRYINPYKGVEIFSMHKAKGMHLLSVINKNPGIETDTYWAHTILSNDGKHIALVSLQRLYFIEKGCTWGSLNVKWTLETHQLLSPPTVVNNKLILHVNKNEGTLSPMVDWYLESEATDILEWLCQKINIAMILNMENSICSKQVV, from the exons ATGTTCGAAGGTGCCATAGCGGCGTTCTTGAATCGGCTTTTGGGGAAGTATATCGAGGATTTAGATACCGAACAGTTCAACGTTGGTATCTTTTCTGGCGATACTTGCCTTACCGATCTTAAATTAAAACCTGAAGCTCTG TATCAATTTGGTCTGCCTATTAAAGTGGAAATTGGTCTAATTGGAAGGATTGTTTTAAAGATACCATGGTCTGGATTATTTTCTCAGCCAATTATTCTTTGTATCGAG gatatatatatagtggcTGTGCCTGCTGCTTATGGTCCATATGATGCAGAAGTACAAAAGAAGTTGATAAGggcagaaaaaaagaaaatattagaagatTTAAAGGAAGATGAAGCATTCAAAACAG aattatttgataatttgttGGCATCTGTGAcaaaaaatttccaaattagtATAAATAATGTACATATTAGATATGAAGAAAAGCTAAATGGATCTCTATGTGCTTGTGGTGTCTGTATTCAAAGTATATCAGTTATGACTACAAAtag TAAGTGGAAACCTGGTGTTTGTGCTAGTAATTTGAGTACAATTTACCAATTAATAAGGGCAGAATCCTTAAGCATATATATGGATCATGACACAGAATCTGCTCTTACAAGCACACAATGCGATTGGAATATGTTCAGTCTTTTAGCATGGAAAAGTACAATGCACAGAGCTTTACAAACCTTTGGCATGAAGAACAAAGAGTTCCAATTTT TACTAAAACCATTCACTGCAAAGATAAAAGTAATTATCCACAAAGGTAATGAGACACAAACATCTCGCATGTTGGTTGATATTGTCCTTCATGATGTGGCAATGCAAGTTTCCAAAGtacaatatattacattttgtcATCTTTATAATTCGTTGTCACGTGCGATAATCAATAA accatatataaaatatcgtccAAACGATAATGTAAAGGAAAATCCAACAGCTTGGTGGAAGTATGCTTACAATTCCATTTTAGATTACAATATAAGACCCTATACATGGTCAAGGGTCAGTGAGCACAGGAAAAACTACAGGAAGTATAAAGAAGCATGCTTGCAGAACTTGTTGCGACCAAATGATACAGAACTAAAACtagatttacaaaaatatgaagattgtctgactattttaaatatggtAATAGCTAGAGAGCATGCTAAGCaggaattgaaaaataaaatgattgaaGAGAAACATCAAAGTATGAATACCAGCATTTCATTACAAAATGTAGTAGAAAACACAACATTGATTAAAGAAGTACAAAATAATGATACACAAGAACAACAAATTAAAGCATCATTGCATCATATTACTAATGATTCAGGAAGGAAGATAAAACTGGAAAAACTACCCCAACCAATAG attataaattcaattttactttAGCAAACTGCTGTTTGAGTCTTTTAAGCTATAATAGAGAAATTCTTGTTTTAACTGTAACTCAGCTCTTAACGAGCGTTGAAATACGTCCTCTGATGTCTGCTTTTAAAGTGTCTGCACGAGCTGAGAGTTTTGTAATCGAAGGCGTTTCTGTAGAAGGTGACCTAGTGCCATTAATCACGGTCGACAATGTTTTGACAG GGAATGTATCAACTAACTTCTTGGCAGTAGATTTTGAAAAGAACGGGGAAAACGTGGATCCAACTTTCGACGTTTCTATAAAGCTGGAAGCTATAGAAGTGACTTATTAtcat CATGCCATGatagaaattattcaatttttcaaacttaaTAATTCGGATATGCAAACGACAATTTTGTGGGCGTATAAATTatacgaatatataaaaagaaattatctgGTTTTGGTAGATAATATTGTTTCTCAAACGCTTCGGATTAGTTTCAAAGTAGACATTAAAGGACCATACATCATATTTCCTGAACAAGGATCGATACAAAA AGGCGGACATATTCTTGTCATGGATTTTGGTAATATGAGTTTGTCTAACGAACTACAGTCTACAAACTTGCAACTTGAAGATGCGACACTCATGGAATTGGAAGAATTACTTTACGACAGAATACATATTGAATTTTCTGGAGCACAAATACTATTTTGTCATTCAG gaGATGATTGGAGGTCAGCTAGAAAAAGGAAGGATTCTGAGTATCATTTTTTACCAAAGATACAAGCAACTACGACTATTTCATGTAGTATAAAACCAGAATACCATCAATTACCAAG aattaaaatcaATGTGTCCATTTCgagtataaaatttaatttgtcagaaaataaaatacgactGATTGTTCATTTCTTGAACTCATTACTATTGGCGTATCAACAGAATGTAGAGAAGTACAGGGACAATATGGAACAATATGCTTGTAAAGAAaacttgaataaaattttcatatcgaTGAAAGACCTTAAAAATGTGCAACATAGCGTATGTCTATCATCGATTGaaatgatacaaaataaaatcacGCACGTGTCTAAGGAACTTTTGACGAATCATGTTCAAAAACTCGATAG AAGTGTTGTATCTTCTGAGGTCAGTGAGGAAGACTTGGAATTACTATCAAAGACGATAAGTCTATCTGGATTTGATGACAACGTATCTCCATATAATCACATTAATTTCTTGTTGAGATTTGCTATTGGAGag CTGTCAGTTCATTTGGGAATTATTCATTATGGAAGAGAAGAACCTTACTTGAATTTAAGATTGCATGGGTTGTATTGCGAAACCGCGATAATGGAGTATGGACCTGCTGTACAATTTGGTGTAGGATCTATTCTTTTAGTAGACAAAACAAATGCTGGAGTAACTGGATCATACTTAGAATTAATATCTACTGAAGAGCCGCACGaagtttttattatatcgtatcGTAAG gtcaAATCGAACTGTCCTGATTTTAAATCCCACTTCAAAAGTATTGAACGATCTCTTGTCGTAAATATATTGAACATCAATATAAATCTCCACAGACCCGCAGTATTGAAAATACGAGAATACTGGTATAATTTGGCTAA CATTTTTGAAAACAATAATCTTCTCGACTTTGCGGAAAGCATATGCCACAAAATTGCACAttggaaaacgaaagaagacgATCCACCTATCCCACCTg gTGCTATCAAATTGAATTATTCTGCTCGACTAAGCGCTCTAGTGGTAAGATTTTGCGATAAGGATTtagatttaatagaaatacagGTCTTGGGACTGGAAAACGATTGCATTTACAATGCTAATGAAAGAATGGTATTGCGTGTACATCTTAGACATCTATCGATTGAAGATTTGAGCGAGGATACACTTTATTCTAAA aTTTTAACTACAGAAGAGGATAAGGtttttgatttaaaatatgtGAGACATATGCCAAGATTATACACATGTTCGGACATCGATACAAAGCAAGATGATGTAATGTCGGATGGAACATTTAAGCTTTCCATTGGAAGAATGAATTGTGTACTTATTTgcaaaattctgtatgatttGAAG TATTTTTTAGCGCCATTTACTTCTACGTATTTCTTGCAATTTAAGAAATACTTAGTTGAGAAACTCATGAATGGGATTGGAGAATTCAAAAAAAGTGCAACGAAATtgcatatatttattgatattcaAGGTCCCATATTTTTGTTGCCACAGCGTAAAGAAGTTCCAAGTCTGTTGGTATTAAATACAGGTGCATTATCAGttgaaaatttcttcaaaaaaaGTGATCACTCTAATCAAAGTGTTAAAATACCCAGCAGTGACTCAAAccaattaataattgataatattctagtaaaattaaataatatgacTGTGTCCAGGGCAATTATGACACTCAGTCGTGATCTAGAAATCCAA GAACCAATTGTCGAACCGGTACATATTCGTtttgatattaaaagaaaaacagaataTCGCAGTGCAATGGAATTTCAAACATATGggttatttaatatacaagGTTCTATGGATTTTGCATATATTAATTTGAGCCAAAGAGATTTAAAGTCTAGTATACTAGTGTGGAAAGACAACgtatctaaaattattttattcaaagatATGTACTATAACGATACGCAATCTACAATGACGAgccaattaaaaaaaattagtaaTGAAGAAGCAATGGTAAAGAAATTGGAAGATTTTCTCACACATAATGAAAATTCTGTATGTGAAATTAATACCAAATTAAGCCTAGAAGGGTTGCagttaaatttgtttttagaTTCAGAGGAG gtATTAAGTTCACCCGTTCGTGATTTGAATCACGGCTTGTGTAGACTAATGTTCGGAGAGATAATTAATACGTATGCGCTTTACAGTGATAGAAGTTTGAAGATGAAATTATCTCTTCAAAGTTGTCTTTTGCAAGACACTCGAAAAGATTCTCAGACTATCAGAAA GATAATTCAATCGCCAGCAAAACAAATAGGAATGCAACCTGAATCTTGTATATCCATTTCAATGTCTCCTATTGTTGATGTTACGTATACTCGTACGCCAGCTGGAGAAAAATGTTACGATGCACTTATTCAGGAAGTAAGAATAAACTTATCGGTACCATTCGTGATGCACCTGACTCGGTATATTATGGATTCTTTCCCGAGTGATCAAGTTGATGAAGGAATTATTAATCATGGATACGAAAATAATAGTTCTACGACA AACAGAGATGTTACTACtacagaaagaaataaattaaaatatgctCAATATTTTACAGAAGAACCAG atGCTACGGTATCTGTAAGGATACACAAGCCTGAGATTTTACTTTTCGGAGATTTGAAAGCAAACAATGCACatatgattttattacaaGCAGAAATATCAATCGAGAGTAGTAGACATAGCTGCTCATCATCGATCGTTTATACGTTAACTGACGTACGTGCCAAATCAAAGAAACAAGGGAATTACTCGCACCATATTCCCTTCTGGTTATTATGTCCCTGtgatattgaaatttgtagaaaagaagaagcacCTGAATTCAATGTCAATTATATTGTCGCAGTGAATAAAATTGACGTTCATGTCTCTGCagaaattatacatacatttacCAAT ATATTGAATGAAGCTACAAGCTTTATAGATAGTATCAATATGAAACTAGAAGACAGATTCGTAAATCAGGATTTTAACATGCACACCAATTTGTGGACACCAAAGAAAATTTCGAACGTAccatataaaaaattgcatgATG atgATTCACATCTAATCTATGAATGTAACGATCGAGTGGtaacttttaatttgaaaccattaatattatgtttacTATTAGAGATAGAATATGCAATGGAACGATTTTCTGTTATAAAAATGGAGagtataattacaatttctattAATGATTGGTTCAATGATTTTAATCTAGAATCGAATGTAAAAATTCATGCATTCTGTTATAATATGGATTACAAAAATTGGGAACCTCTGATTGATTTGTGCTCAGAAGATGATATGAATTACAAACCATGGGAATTTACAATAAAG ATGCGTCATGGTGAAGCATTCAtgataaattcaaattcaacCGATTCATACCAGCATATAAAACAGGATGCATCAAAAGTCAAGAAAAAGAGTTTTAGAAATATCGATCAGGATGTTACAGATATGGTTTTTATAACTCCAGACCATTTAAATGTAGCAAAATCAAGTG AGACAGAAATGTATTCAACATATGAAGAAGACTCTGATACAGATGACGAAGAAGGACAGAAAAAGTTAACTAGAACTTCTAATTATTTGTTCAATAGCAACAGTAGTGGGGATGAGGACAGTGATAGTGATGACACCAGCACAAACGAAGATGAAGGATTAGAATTGACACCGGAGTGCAATGTGGATTCTT TTGGACCGCTCGGCCGCGAATCAATAAAATCAAACGATACAGCAGTATACATTATTGTATCAACGGAAGAAAAGCTCAATGTAGTAATTACGCCAAATTTAATTATCGTGGTAGATATTATCATGAACGCATTTAAACAAGCCACTAGTGGAATACCGATTGTACCTACtagtatgaaaaaattaaatcttcaAAACGATATTGGTCATGAGAGCCGAATAGAGCTTCTTGTTCCAGACGAA AATAACGAAAACGCAACTCGAATTATTGTCAGTCAAGATTACCATGATATTAGTCCATCCGCAAGTATTCCTAGCAGTCCAGAAGCGGAGCCTCATTCTGGACTTACAAGTCCGCAATTAGTTGACAATGAAATGGATTTTGCTGATCCCGACACAAATTTACAGAATCATTCAATGCCAATGCAGGAAATATTTGAGAAAGATTCTTCAATcagtatatataaaacaattactGGAGAAGTTTTACGAGTCATTTTTAAAG GATTTGAGGATGTACTGGTATACTGTCCTAAAAGGCAGGGGTGTAACTTAATTCCACTCCGACCTATCAGACACGATGTGCGCTATCACTTGATCATAGaagctactattaataattacttatATCGTACAATTACTGTACGATCACCTTTATTG ttTCGCAATGAAACTTCGTACGCATTGGGCCTTTATTACAAGAAATCGTTGTTGGATAAATTGGGACTCACATGTATCGGTAAACCTACAAATCCTTTTGATGACAATATCAGGATGACAATCATCGAACCTGATTCCACTTATAGCATTCCTTTATACATAGCCTATCATTTTCCTATATATATACTGCCTGCTTATTTAGA AAAATATCAAGTAAGTGAGGAGGGAATTTACTGGAAAGAACTAAGTGCAACAATAAATGTGATTAAGGATATATGTTGCAAAATGAAGGACGATGAAagtaattctgtattttacgtcAAAGTTTCTTGTAATGAAATTCCAGTAATCGCGAGATCGAGTTGTCACGTACcgaattatttgataaacatTTATCCTCcttttattttcaacaatCAACTACCATTCGTTATAGATGTTTATATACCTGCTATTAATTACGAAGTAAAAATTGAACCAGGGGAAAGAATAAATATGCATTCGTTGAGTTGTAATATTGATGTCCAATTTACTTTTAag attcaaaattatttGGGTGCATATTGGACTGGAACGACGAAACTGAACACGAACTTGGGGAAAAAATTTGTTGTTATGAACACTGATAGCGAGTTAGAATCGGCAAAAccatttttattatgtatagaATTGTGTAAAATTACAAGTTGGCATATTGTTATTCAATCTCAATATTGGATGATAAATAAATCCGGACTACCTTTATACATTcag gaATGCTACTCCCATATAATTAACGAGATACCAGAAGAAGAACTGATGGTGTTCTCTCAGAAGAATAATAGAAAGACTACAGTCAGATTGAGAGCTCATCAGTCTGAATGGTCTTTGCCTTTTGGATTGGAAGGGATTACTTCCATGTCTTTGATTGTGTGCAAAGAtatagaaagaggaagaaagtacAGAATTCTAACAGAGATTGAAAGTTCTCGTCTTTCCCCTAACTTCACGAAGATTATCACGTTTCTTCcatgtttttatattactaaCAAGATGAAAAGAACCATTAGATTTATGGAGGAAAATGATCAAGCAGATTTGTGGAATGATCTTCTTTCTGGACAAAGTCTACCATTTTGGCCGGTTACGGAATCAATGAAAATGAGAATAAAGTGGAGAAACAGTCAATTGGTATCACAACACTTCGGTATTACACATGTGGGAAAAACTGTATTAAGAATGGATAATGGA TCAGCAGTTAGTGTAGAAATCAAAGGTGGTATTAATTCTCCATATCATGTTATATTCCAAAAATACATGATGGGTGATATACCTTTAAGGATAGACAACTTTTGcgatgatttatttttaaaaattagtcAGTGTAATTTGGGTCAAGTAGTTCTGATAAATCCATTCCAAAGTCTATTATATACATGGGACGATCCCACCAAGTCCAGAGAACTTGTTTGGAATGTgtacaataataaaagaacTGGATACAATGCAAAATTTGAAAgg GATGGATATGGACAAGAAATTGTACCACTTGTAATCGTTGACAACTCTAACAGCAAAGTATCTTCTACTTCTTCAATTAAATCtcaaaacaataaattaactTGGTTGGAAAGCAAATCTGGAAGTTTTAATAACGAAAGCAATGATTGCGACAATGATATAAAGTCAACAATGTTGAAAAATGCACAGGAAAATAAAACGGTAGTTTATTGGGTCAGTTACATGGAAGGAAATCaaagaattttgttattcACTCAACAGGAAACAGTTTTCTTAAAAGCGAAAAGTATAGTGGATCCTGAACCTAGTAAAAAGGaggtatttctttcttttgctgGTATTGGAATCAGTATT ATAACAAAATCTAATGAGAATCTAAAAGAACTAGTGTATGCTAACATAACAGATTCTGCAGCTCATTGGGAACTTTATTTTGACAAGAGATGGAAGAGTTTATCTTTAGAACTGAGTGCTTGGATAGAGAgcaaatatgtaaattcttgTAAAAAAGCACAgctagaaaatttcattgat GTTGATCTTGTAAAAATGCACATGACAAAACCGTTCTTCGGAAAATTAAGAAGGACCTATTCTCCAGGAATTTGGTTGCATTGCAGGAAGTCTATGTCACTTACTTATTTACAAGGCTATATTCATAGGATACAG GTGGATAATCAAATTCGTAATACTACGTTCCCAGTGATTTTGTATTCAAATTTGCAAAAGAGTATCATTAAATATGCAGGCAATCATAAATTGAAGCACTGTATAGAATTTACATGTTTGAAACAAAGGAAACTAAATTACAACGTTTACAA GAGTATTTGTGTAATAGTTAGAGAATTTGATCTGAATTTACAAGAgagctttcttctttctctgatTGATTTAATTCCAAAAAAACCAGAAACTAAGTATTCTATTGCAGCAAAACTAAGAAAGGATGTTTCCACCATTCATATCTTGCCTTCCAATAAAGCTaacaat AAGACAACTGTTAAAAGGAATAATGTGATagaacatatgtatatttctccAATCTTAATACGCTTAATATTGTTGGCTGATACAGAAAGACCTAACATTTATAACATTAGTGATATAGCAGATTATAAGAATAttgttcgatttatttttgaatattctgAGAAGGGAGGGTCTGAAAAACACGCTGAATTTCG GCTTCCATATtatgaaagaaactttatcGCAATTAACACTAATGAAATTCTGTTTGATCTATCACGATCTTACGTGGCTCAAACTATGCAACAATTTCATGTTTTAATTCGTTCCACTACAGTCTTAGGAAATCAATGTGGCTACAACTTTAGATCACCAGgagacaatttttatgaatctAATACA TTGATTTTATGTGGAGACGAAATAGCAGAAAAATTAAGTTACGAAGTGGCGTGTCAATTGGGCTATGCTACCCCCGACACCACACAAATATCAGtctttaattttaacattgaGCCTCGTATAGTTAAG atgAAGGAACCGTgtattcaaaataaagatgTTCCTCCCTTGAATCTTTCAATTCATACTTCGTTTGCTACAGAAATTGAACTAGAAACCTGCAGCTTAGTAACTGCCTTTATTAGCA GTATTCATCAAgaagaattgaaatatttcttcaaaactTTGGGGAAGAAAAcgtcgatattttttaatactgaAAGTTCCTCTTTAAAAGCTTATTCAAAAGTAATAGCGGATATTATAAAAAG GGCACAAGAAATAGGTCATAAGTTCATATCTCGTATACGTTTACCACGCTATATCAATCCTTACAAG ggagttgaaatattttcaatgcaTAAGGCAAAAGGAATGCATCTTCTAAGTGTAATTAATAAGAATCCAGGTATTGAAACAGACACATATTGGGCACATACTATCTTATCAAACGATGGAAAACATATAGCTCTTGTTTCATTGCA gcgattatatttcattgaaaaaggTTGTACCTGGGGATCCTTAAATGTAAAATGGACTTTAGAGACTCATCAATTACTATCACCTCCAACAGTAGTTAACAATAAACTTATCTTGCATGTAAACAAG AACGAAGGTACTTTATCACCTATGGTAGATTGGTACCTGGAGAGCGAAGCAACAGACATTCTGGAGTGGCTGTgccagaaaataaatatagcgaTGATCTTGAACATGGAGAACAGTATATGTTCAAAGCAAGTTGTATAA